In Mytilus edulis chromosome 13, xbMytEdul2.2, whole genome shotgun sequence, a single window of DNA contains:
- the LOC139502271 gene encoding uncharacterized protein — protein MDSERTFREARRLTPEGQLMFEENVRQFTSKLRIQHRYIDMIFGDIHEHTHMTKPLACTYKQELVKHFKEYEEISRKYDDYLVSQRCDESSRERSSHNLIASSLQQQVSKAIEKLEAMLQTFDMEELNKIKSEQLTEIIQPPDAFREPSNIGDDRKSKCSRGSSHLSRQRAKVEVAKTRAKFAQEEVELMRKQTAIQADMKLLSVKRDIEEAECELRVLNDNFDEDCAISEPNKEDVQRRTAEFILKQTDQNANTPKTQNLNVDAPTFKPAVVNQMPTATFTQTDACREFTQFIVKKDLLLSRLCKYDDTPGYFLAWKASFTNVMRELNVTPSEEIDLLVKWLGPESCKQALSIRAANAGNASQGVARIWARLQDRFGSPEIVESALRKKLDNFAKIGNKDNKRLFELFDIVSEIEAVKENDMYRSIFSVYDSSAGVNIIIAKLPYNIQEKWTTEATRYKTQNHMVYPPFTVFTQFLQRIAKMKNDPSFFFEDCREVKVQKTTNTTNNRYGNTRNQLSCARTETSLLKPFAEKVKISDSVCPVHGTSHILNECRGFRMKPISERREFLKKNGICFRCCGPKRHLRRDCKEFLKCSVCQSREHPSALHTDIGNIRKNEPPESHEGENESGEVKTACTQICGQVSGTSKSCSKLMLVRVYPKGQPEQSHMMYSLIDDQSNKSLATSNFFYLFSDNGPETEYVLSSCAGKFTTSGRLAKDYVIEALDGSCAFDLPTIIECNDIPNNRQEIASPNVAIQYPHLVDIAPYIPEINEHAQIDLLIGRDLISVHHVLDQRLGKGNLPYAQKLPLGWAIIGEVCLGKTHPPDILDFVNVNKTTILSNGRATFLKPCQSELQVGTNIFRTTDNDEKIGASIEDDTFLKIMNSGFVKNSDGCWVAPLPFREHRPILENNKQVALKRAKSFNYSLKINSTKREHVIQFMQKIIENGHAEIAPPMAISSECWYLPMFGVYHPRKPDNIRVVFDASAVCNGHSLNNVLLKGPDLTNSLLGILLRFRKEAIAVTADVEQMFYNFKVSEEHRNYLRFIWHSNNDIEKPLIDYRMTVHVFGNSPSPSVATYGLRKSAETADQDVKDFVNRNFYVDDGLLSCQNVETAVDLVKRTQSALSSGGNLRLHKIASNSKHLLSQFPVDDLAKNLKDLKFENDCLPLQRSLGMAWDINNDCFTFQVAHDIKPFSKRGVLSTINSLFDPIGFTAPVSVRGKLLLRDMMTSLGHTEWDEPLPDTYLHPWKQWINTLPDLEQCCIPRMYSDISYAEASNREVHIFCDASKEAIGAVAYLRLIDSHHVTVSFLLGKAKVAPSHGNTIPRLELCASVLAAELSDLVKEHLGIDQSEMYFYSDSKIVLGYLSNESKRFHVYVGNRVRRIRVSCDPKRWSHVSTENNPADIATRGINPAELSDSLWIKGPAFLYDISLENTDNGPHQLVDADSDKEIRPEVQVAKTQTVDQNNVHRLGTHRFSKFSEWRTLVRAISLLKQRVRNRAHHNDKPEHLDAYKQPDALKQAQQFIIHEVQMENYRDEIDSIKHGTSLHNNSSLSQLSPILDVDDTLRVGGRLRNYKDCSDLSKHPIILPKHNHISLLIVRHFHEKVAHQGRSLTDGAIRTAGFWILGSRRLVSSVLHKCVICRKLRGCFGWQQMADLPQDRLKPSPPFTFVGVDTFGPWPIAYRRTRGIQANQKRWALMFTCLVSRAIHIEVIEELSSASFINALRRFIALRGEVKQFRSDRGTNFVGSSKELNMITEFVEKDSVKSFLSKNDVLWQFNPPHASHMGGVWERMIGVSRKILDSMLLREGSKNLTHEVLTTLLSEVTAIVNARPLVPVSTDPESPCVLCPAMLLTHKTNQDNVSFQTFEKKDMLKSQWKHTQFLAEEFWNRWRNEYLNRLQTRQKWTHGNSNMKEGDLVLLRDNECARNYWPVAIVEKTFPSSDQKIRKVQIRVVRDGKPVSYVRPINELVMLVEHVELKESEID, from the coding sequence ATGGATTCAGAAAGAACTTTTCGTGAGGCAAGGAGACTTACTCCAGAAGGACAATTGATGTTCGAGGAGAATGTAAGACAGTTTACTTCAAAACTACGAATTCAACACAGATATATAGACATGATTTTTGGAGATATACATGAGCACACCCATATGACTAAACCATTAGCTTGTACTTATAAACAAGAACTAGTGAAACATTTTAAGGAATATGAAGAAATTTCTCGCAAATATGACGACTATTTGGTTTCTCAACGATGTGATGAAAGTTCTCGTGAACGATCTTCACATAATTTGATTGCTAGTTCGTTACAACAGCAAGTCTCTAAAGCAATAGAAAAACTGGAAGCAATGTTGCAAACCTTTGATATGGAAgaactaaataaaattaaaagtgaACAATTAACAGAAATCATTCAACCACCGGACGCATTTAGAGAACCGTCAAATATTGGTGACGATAGAAAATCTAAATGTTCAAGAGGAAGCTCACATCTTTCTCGACAAAGAGCCAAAGTTGAAGTCGCAAAGACCAGAGCAAAATTTGCACAAGAAGAAGTTGAACTTATGCGTAAACAAACAGCCATACAAGCAGACATGAAACTTCTAAGTGTGAAACGCGATATAGAGGAAGCGGAATGTGAACTCAGAGTCTTGAATGATAATTTTGATGAAGATTGTGCTATTTCAGAGCCAAATAAAGAAGACGTCCAAAGACGTACTGCAGAATTCATACTAAAACAAACCGATCAAAATGCAAATACGCCTAAAActcaaaatttaaatgttgatGCACCTACATTTAAACCAGCAGTAGTAAATCAAATGCCTACTGCCACATTTACTCAGACAGACGCCTGTAGAGAGTTTACACAATTCATTGTTAAAAAGGACTTGTTGTTATCACGGCTCTGTAAATATGATGACACACCTGGTTATTTCTTAGCTTGGAAAGCAAGTTTTACAAATGTAATGCGTGAATTAAACGTTACTCCGTCTGAAGAAATAGACTTATTGGTAAAATGGTTGGGACCCGAAAGTTGCAAACAAGCATTGAGCATTCGAGCAGCTAATGCAGGAAACGCATCTCAAGGTGTAGCCAGAATTTGGGCTAGACTTCAAGACAGATTTGGAAGTCCCGAAATTGTAGAAAGTGCTTTGCGTAAGAAACTTGATAACTTTGCCAAAATCGGCAATAAAGACAACAAACGTTTATTCGAACTTTTTGATATAGTGTCAGAAATAGAAGCAGTTAAAGAGAATGACATGTATAGAAGTATTTTTAGTGTTTATGACTCATCGGCTGGTGTAAACATTATTATAGCAAAACTGCCATATAATATCCAAGAAAAATGGACAACAGAGGCCACCAGATATAAGACTCAGAACCACATGGTATATCCACCATTCACAGTATTTACCCAGTTTTTGCAAAGGattgcaaaaatgaaaaatgacccCAGTTTTTTCTTTGAGGATTGTCGAGAAGTCAAAGTACAGAAAACTACAAATACAACAAACAATCGTTATGGAAACACAAGAAATCAGTTATCTTGTGCACGTACTGAAACCTCATTGTTGAAACCATTCGCTGAGAAAGTAAAAATTTCAGACTCGGTATGTCCTGTGCATGGAACAAGTCATATACTGAATGAATGTAGAGGATTTCGAATGAAACCAATTTCAGAACGAAGGGAGTTCTTAAAAAAGAATGGAATTTGTTTTCGCTGTTGTGGGCCTAAGCGCCATCTTAGAAGAGACTGCAAAGAGTTCTTGAAATGTTCAGTCTGTCAAAGTCGGGAACACCCTTCTGCTTTACATACCGATATAGGAAATATTAGAAAGAACGAACCCCCAGAATCTCACGAGGGGGAGAATGAATCAGGAGAAGTTAAAACAGCATGCACACAAATATGTGGTCAAGTATCTGGCACCAGTAAGTCATGTTCAAAACTTATGTTAGTAAGAGTGTATCCAAAAGGACAACCTGAACAATCACACATGATGTATTCTTTAATAGATGATCAAAGCAACAAGTCATTGGCCACTTCCaacttcttttatttgttttctgaTAATGGACCAGAAACTGAATATGTTTTGTCGTCTTGTGCTGGAAAATTTACAACATCTGGACGTTTAGCAAAGGACTACGTGATAGAAGCTTTAGATGGGTCATGTGCTTTTGACTTACCAACTATCATAGAATGTAATGACATTCCGAACAATAGACAGGAAATAGCGTCCCCTAATGTGGCTATTCAATATCCTCATCTTGTAGACATTGCTCCTTACATTCCTGAAATCAATGAGCATGCACAGATTGATCTTTTGATAGGAAGAGATTTGATATCAGTACACCATGTACTCGATCAGCGTCTTGGCAAAGGTAACCTCCCATATGCACAAAAGCTGCCTTTAGGTTGGGCTATAATTGGTGAAGTGTGTCTCGGGAAAACTCATCCGCCTGACATTCTAGATTTCGTTAATGTGAACAAGACTACCATTTTGAGTAATGGCCGTGCTACTTTTCTTAAACCTTGCCAAAGTGAATTACAAGTAGGTACAAACATTTTCCGTACAACTGACAACGATGAAAAAATTGGAGCATCAATCGAAGACGATACATTCTTGAAGATCATGAACTCAGGTTTTGTTAAAAATTCAgatggttgttgggttgctccaTTGCCCTTCCGTGAGCATCGGCCAATattagaaaacaacaaacaagTAGCTTTGAAGAGAGCAAAATCTTTCAATTACAGCTTGAAAATTAATTCTACAAAACGAGAACATGTCATACAATTCATGCAGAAAATCATCGAAAACGGTCATGCTGAAATAGCGCCACCAATGGCTATATCGTCTGAATGTTGGTACTTACCTATGTTTGGGGTATATCACCCCAGAAAACCTGACAATATCCGAGTGGTATTTGATGCGTCCGCAGTGTGTAATGGTCATTCATTAAATAACGTTCTGTTAAAAGGACCAGACCTCACAAACAGCCTGTTAGGGATATTACTACGTTTTCGAAAAGAGGCTATAGCAGTAACTGCTGACGTCGAACAAATGTTCTATAATTTCAAAGTGAGTGAAGAGCATCGTAATTACCTTCGTTTCATTTGGCATTCTAATAATGACATAGAAAAACCATTGATTGATTACCGTATGACTGTTCACGTATTTGGCAACAGTCCCTCGCCGTCAGTGGCAACTTATGGACTTCGAAAATCTGCTGAGACTGCTGATCAAGATGTGAAGGATTTTGTAAATCGCAACTTTTACGTAGACGATGGTCTGTTGTCGTGTCAAAATGTTGAGACAGCTGTTGATTTAGTTAAGAGAACACAAAGTGCATTGTCAAGTGGTGGTAATCTTAGGTTACATAAAATAGCCTCAAATAGCAAACATTTGTTAAGCCAGTTTCCCGTTGATGATCTGGCTAAAAATCTCAAAGATctgaaatttgaaaatgactgCTTACCTTTGCAAAGAAGCCTAGGTATGGCTTGGGATATTAACAATGACTGTTTTACCTTTCAAGTAGCGCATGACATCAAGCCATTTAGCAAGCGTGGTGTATTATCAACGATCAACTCACTGTTTGATCCGATTGGCTTCACAGCCCCTGTTTCAGTTCGTGGTAAACTTCTCTTACGTGATATGATGACTTCACTAGGACACACTGAATGGGATGAACCATTACCTGATACTTACCTACATCCATGGAAGCAGTGGATTAATACGTTACCTGATCTTGAACAATGCTGTATTCCGCGTATGTATAGTGACATCTCATATGCAGAAGCTTCAAACAGAGAAGTTCATATCTTTTGTGATGCTTCAAAAGAGGCAATAGGTGCAGTGGCTTATTTGAGATTAATTGACTCACACCATGTAACAGTtagttttttattgggaaaagcGAAGGTTGCGCCTTCACATGGGAATACTATTCCTCGATTAGAACTGTGCGCTTCTGTTCTTGCCGCAGAATTATCAGATCTTGTCAAAGAGCATTTAGGTATAGATCAAAGTGAAATGTACTTTTACTCAGACAGCAAAATAGTGTTAGGTTACTTGTCAAATGAGTCAAAGAGGTTTCATGTATACGTTGGAAACCGAGTGCGACGAATTCGAGTCTCTTGTGATCCAAAACGATGGAGTCATGTTTCAACTGAAAATAATCCAGCAGATATTGCAACACGAGGAATTAACCCTGCAGAGTTATCAGATAGTTTATGGATAAAGGGACCAGCATTTCTTTATGACATATCCCTTGAAAATACAGATAACGGTCCACATCAGTTGGTTGATGCTGATAGTGACAAGGAGATTCGCCCAGAGGTGCAAGTAGCTAAAACACAAACTGTAGATCAAAATAATGTACATAGACTAGGGACACATAGATTTTCAAAGTTTTCAGAATGGAGAACTTTAGTCAGAGCAATTTCCTTATTGAAACAACGTGTTAGAAATCGAGCACATCATAACGATAAACCTGAACATTTAGATGCATACAAACAACCAGATGCTTTGAAACAAGCTCAACAATTCATAATTCATGAGGTTCAAATGGAAAATTATAGAGACGAAATAGACAGTATCAAACATGGAACATCGTTACATAACAACAGTTCTCTCTCGCAACTATCTCCAATACTTGATGTTGATGATACCTTAAGAGTTGGTGGTCGCTTACGAAACTACAAAGATTGTTCAGATCTTTCAAAACATCCTATTATCTTACCAAAACATAACCATATATCATTACTTATAGTTCGACACTTCCATGAAAAAGTTGCTCATCAGGGCAGAAGCCTCACAGATGGTGCTATCCGTACAGCAGGTTTTTGGATTTTAGGCAGTCGTCGTTTAGTTTCTTCAGTGCTGCATAAATGTGTGATATGTCGTAAGCTTCGTGGTTGTTTTGGTTGGCAGCAAATGGCAGATTTGCCTCAGGACAGATTAAAACCATCACCGCCATTTACATTTGTCGGTGTTGATACTTTTGGCCCATGGCCCATAGCTTATAGACGCACTCGTGGAATACAAGCTAATCAGAAAAGATGGGCACTTATGTTTACGTGCCTCGTCAGTAGAGCAATTCATATAGAGGTCATAGAGGAGCTCAGCAGTGCTTCATTTATAAATGCGTTGCGACGTTTCATTGCCTTAAGGGGTGAAGTTAAACAGTTCCGTTCAGATAGGGGAACGAATTTTGTTGGCAGTTCAAAAGAGTTAAATATGATCACTGAATTTGTTGAAAAAGACTCTGTGAAAAGTTTTCTCTCAAAAAATGACGTCTTGTGGCAATTTAATCCTCCACACGCTTCCCACATGGGAGGAGTGTGGGAAAGGATGATTGGCGTTTCACGTAAGATTCTCGATTCAATGTTATTACGGGAAGGTTCGAAAAATCTTACGCATGAAGTTCTAACTACCTTGTTATCGGAGGTAACAGCAATAGTGAATGCAAGACCCTTGGTTCCAGTGTCAACGGACCCAGAATCACCATGCGTTCTTTGTCCGGCAATGCTTctaacacataaaacaaatcaGGACAATGTTTCTTTCCAAACGTTTGAAAAGAAAGACATGTTGAAATCTCAATGGAAGCACACTCAGTTTCTAGCAGAAGAGTTTTGGAACCGCTGGCGTAACGAATATTTAAACCGTCTACAAACTCGACAAAAATGGACTCATGGAAACAGTAATATGAAGGAAGGCGATTTAGTACTTTTAAGAGATAATGAATGTGCTCGCAACTATTGGCCAGTCGCAATTGTTGAAAAGACATTCCCTAGTTCTGATCAGAAAATCAGAAAGGTTCAAATTCGTGTTGTGCGTGATGGGAAACCGGTTAGTTATGTTAGACCAATCAACGAACTCGTAATGTTGGTAGAGCATGTGGAACTAAAAGAAAGTGAAATAGACTaa